The genome window TGCGGCGATTCGTATCATTCGTGATTTCAAAGACCGTCCAACCGTTGTGGCTCTCAAACACATGAACCCATGTGGAATTGGTCAAGCTGATGACATCGAAACTGCTTGGGATTATGCTTATGAGTCTGACCCAGTGTCTATCTTTGGTGGAATTGTCGTCCTTAACCGTGAGGTGGATGCTGCGACAGCTGAGAAGATGCACGGCGTTTTCCTCGAGATCATCATCGCACCGAGCTATACGGATGAAGCGCTAGCCATTTTAACCAATAAAAAGAAAAACTTGCGCATCCTTGCCTTGCCATTTGATGCTCAAGATGCTAGTGAGGTAGAGGCAGAATACACAGGTGTAGTCGGTGGGCTCCTCGTTCAAAATCAAGACGTGGTCAAGGAAAGCCCAGCTGACTGGCAAGTGGTGACCAAGCGCCAGCCAACCGAGACAGAGGCGACGGCCCTTGAGTTCGCTTGGAAAGCCATCAAGTACGTCAAATCAAACGGAATCATCGTGACCAATGACCACATGACACTTGGCGTTGGCCCTGGTCAAACCAACCGTGTGGCTTCAGTCCGTATCGCCATCGAACAAGCTAAAGACCGCCTTGACGGCGCTGTTCTTGCTTCTGATGCCTTCTTCCCATTTGCGGATAACGTGGAAGAAATCGCCAAAGCCGGTATCAAGGCCATCATCCAACCAGGTGGCTCTGTCCGTGACCAAGAATCCATCGAAGCTGCTGACAAATACGGCTTGACTATGGTCTTCACAGGAGTGAGACATTTTAGACATTAAGAATACAAAAGGGAAGAAAACAGTTTCTTTCCTTTTTTGGTTTAAAATGCTAAGTGAAACAAGATTAAAACGAACGTTTGTGATATAATATTAGTAAATAATTCGCAAAAGAGGTTGAGAGATGAAGCTGTTAGTTGTCGGTTCTGGTGGTCGTGAACATGCGATTGCTAAGAAATTGCTTGAATCAAAAGACGTTGAAAAAGTCTTTGTAGCTCCTGGAAATGATGGGATGACTCTAGATGGTCTGGAATTGGTGAATATCTCTATTTCCGAACATTCTAAGTTAATTGAGTTTGCAAAGGTCAACGATATTGCTTGGACCTTCATCGGGCCAGATGATGCCCTTGCTGCTGGTATCGTGGATGAGTTCAATGCAGCTGGTCTCAAAGCCTTTGGTCCGACAAGATTGGCAGCGGAGCTGGAGTGGTCCAAAGATTTTGCCAAGGAAATCATGGTCAAATACGGTGTTCCGACAGCAGCCTATGGCACATTCTCAGATTTCGAGGAAGCCAAGGCCTATATCGAAGAAAAAGGCGCTCCAATCGTCGTTAAGGCAGACGGTTTGGCCCTTGGAAAGGGTGTCGTCGTTGCTGAGACAGTCGAGCAAGCGGTCGAAGCCGCTCACGAGATGCTTTTGGACAATAAATTCGGTGATTCAGGTGCGCGTGTGGTTATCGAGGAATTCCTCGACGGCGAGGAGTTCTCTCTCTTTGCCTTTGTCAATGGCGATAAGTTCTACATCATGCCAACGGCTCAGGATCACAAACGTGCCTATGACGGCGACAAAGGGCCTAACACGGGTGGTATGGGTGCCTATGCGCCAGTTCCCCACTTGCCACAGAGCGTGGTTGATACGGCGGTTGACACCATTGTCAAGCCAGTCCTTGAAGGGATGATCAAAGAAGGTCGTTCGTATCTTGGTGTCCTTTACACAGGGCTTATCTTGACAGCTGATGGACCTAAGGTTATCGAGTTTAACGCTCGCTTCGGAGATCCTGAAACTCAGATTATCCTACCTCGTTTGACATCTGACTTTGCACAAAATATTACGGATATCCTCGATGGTAAGGAGCCAAACATCACCTGGACGGACAAGGGTGTGACTCTGGGTGTGGTTGTCGCATCCAAGGGCTACCCGTTAGATTATGCAAAGGGTGTCGAGTTGCCAACTAAGACAGAAGGCAATATCATCACCTACTATGCAGGGGCTAAGTTTGCGGAAAATAGCAGAGCACTGCTATCAAACGGTGGACGTGTCTATATGCTCGTCACCACAG of Streptococcus oralis contains these proteins:
- the purH gene encoding bifunctional phosphoribosylaminoimidazolecarboxamide formyltransferase/IMP cyclohydrolase — encoded protein: MTKRALISVSDKTGIVEFAQELKKLGWDIISTGGTKVALDNSGVETVAIDDVTGFPEMMDGRVKTLHPNIHGGLLARRDLDRHLEAAKDNKIELIDLVVVNLYPFKETILKPDVTYADAVENIDIGGPSMLRSAAKNHASVTVVVDPADYAVVLDELAANGETTYETRQRLAAKVFRHTAAYDALIAEYFTAQVGEEKPEKLTLTYDLKQPMRYGENPQQDADFYQKALPTDYSIASAKQLNGKELSFNNIRDADAAIRIIRDFKDRPTVVALKHMNPCGIGQADDIETAWDYAYESDPVSIFGGIVVLNREVDAATAEKMHGVFLEIIIAPSYTDEALAILTNKKKNLRILALPFDAQDASEVEAEYTGVVGGLLVQNQDVVKESPADWQVVTKRQPTETEATALEFAWKAIKYVKSNGIIVTNDHMTLGVGPGQTNRVASVRIAIEQAKDRLDGAVLASDAFFPFADNVEEIAKAGIKAIIQPGGSVRDQESIEAADKYGLTMVFTGVRHFRH
- the purD gene encoding phosphoribosylamine--glycine ligase; amino-acid sequence: MKLLVVGSGGREHAIAKKLLESKDVEKVFVAPGNDGMTLDGLELVNISISEHSKLIEFAKVNDIAWTFIGPDDALAAGIVDEFNAAGLKAFGPTRLAAELEWSKDFAKEIMVKYGVPTAAYGTFSDFEEAKAYIEEKGAPIVVKADGLALGKGVVVAETVEQAVEAAHEMLLDNKFGDSGARVVIEEFLDGEEFSLFAFVNGDKFYIMPTAQDHKRAYDGDKGPNTGGMGAYAPVPHLPQSVVDTAVDTIVKPVLEGMIKEGRSYLGVLYTGLILTADGPKVIEFNARFGDPETQIILPRLTSDFAQNITDILDGKEPNITWTDKGVTLGVVVASKGYPLDYAKGVELPTKTEGNIITYYAGAKFAENSRALLSNGGRVYMLVTTEDTVKEAQSTIYKELDKQKTEGLFYRTDIGSKAIK